A stretch of Clostridium formicaceticum DNA encodes these proteins:
- a CDS encoding XkdQ/YqbQ family protein, with translation MTIDNYTIFLIKNNPQSLNITQLCASLTWRDSLDTLGMQFSFDVARNKEDRYMTNWDLVEIGDKLILTNNNIEVFRGIITDLGIERYKKTITAFDYAFYLNQSKIIIQFKKITATDAIKQLCSKFNVPVGNITSISTQITKIYKDKTVAEIIKDILDQATNETGTKYRLEMREGKLYIEKYEDLIVIPIFKPASNIAPFNALNAIGSINKTESIQAMRNSIQITSGDEQSTRVVATVEDAANIAKYGLLQDVESIDDKNISQAKNIAENKLKDSNKVHEDISLELLGDDKVRSGRILEINNETFGLSGRYLVKECTHTYNNRIHKMSITVEKVI, from the coding sequence ATGACAATAGATAATTACACCATCTTTCTAATTAAAAACAATCCGCAAAGTTTAAATATCACACAATTATGTGCAAGTCTTACTTGGCGTGATAGTTTAGATACTTTAGGTATGCAGTTTTCTTTTGATGTAGCAAGAAACAAAGAAGATAGATATATGACAAATTGGGACCTGGTGGAGATTGGAGATAAATTAATATTAACGAATAATAATATAGAAGTATTTAGAGGAATTATTACAGACTTAGGAATAGAGAGATATAAGAAAACTATCACAGCTTTTGATTATGCTTTTTATCTCAATCAATCTAAAATTATTATTCAGTTTAAGAAGATAACTGCTACAGATGCAATTAAGCAATTATGCTCTAAATTCAATGTTCCTGTAGGAAACATCACAAGTATATCTACACAGATTACAAAGATATATAAAGATAAAACCGTGGCAGAGATTATTAAAGATATTCTGGATCAGGCTACAAATGAAACAGGAACAAAATATAGATTAGAAATGCGAGAAGGAAAGCTCTATATAGAAAAATATGAAGATTTAATAGTCATCCCTATATTTAAACCTGCAAGTAACATAGCACCTTTTAATGCATTAAATGCCATAGGGAGCATTAACAAAACAGAATCAATTCAAGCCATGAGAAACAGTATTCAAATTACAAGTGGTGACGAACAAAGTACTAGAGTTGTAGCAACTGTAGAAGATGCAGCAAATATAGCAAAATATGGGCTATTACAAGATGTAGAAAGTATAGATGATAAAAACATCTCTCAAGCTAAAAATATAGCTGAAAACAAGCTTAAAGATTCAAACAAAGTACATGAAGATATCTCCCTAGAACTCTTAGGAGATGATAAAGTTAGAAGTGGAAGAATCTTAGAAATTAACAATGAAACCTTCGGGTTAAGTGGAAGATATCTAGTAAAAGAATGTACCCACACCTATAATAACCGTATTCATAAAATGAGTATTACTGTAGAGAAGGTGATCTAA
- a CDS encoding DUF2577 family protein: MSKKNWDVEISKLFTERNNRQVIGNVVGKVVSTFPNVKVSILDGTVILEKDQLYCCDHVLAGYTREFQSESEGDIITHTPPPQIYDAHTVMESLEHTGKITYIDTIKVGDEVLLVSTVDEQTWFIVDKITKL, encoded by the coding sequence ATGTCCAAGAAAAATTGGGATGTGGAAATATCTAAGTTATTTACGGAGAGGAATAATCGACAAGTTATAGGAAATGTGGTAGGTAAAGTAGTGTCAACATTTCCAAATGTAAAAGTTAGCATTTTAGATGGCACTGTGATTTTAGAGAAAGATCAACTGTATTGTTGTGACCATGTTTTAGCAGGATACACAAGAGAATTTCAAAGTGAAAGTGAAGGAGATATCATCACTCACACACCACCTCCCCAAATATATGATGCTCATACTGTGATGGAATCTTTGGAACACACAGGCAAAATTACTTATATAGATACAATAAAAGTCGGTGATGAAGTGTTGCTTGTCAGTACAGTTGACGAGCAAACATGGTTTATAGTTGATAAGATCACTAAATTGTAG
- a CDS encoding DUF2634 domain-containing protein, translating to MFPSLDLDEIREAGQSEEEKPGGKSFLYDFKKGDFVMKDGRLVVVEDVEAVKVWIEKLLRTEKFKFKIYKEEDADEYGVTVRKLILGKKFPAFFLQSELKREISEALAKHTKIEKVENFRIEREVATLNIFFTVVLKDGHTFEQEVVF from the coding sequence ATGTTTCCTAGTTTGGATTTAGATGAAATAAGAGAAGCAGGACAATCAGAAGAAGAAAAGCCTGGTGGTAAAAGTTTTTTATATGATTTTAAAAAGGGCGATTTTGTTATGAAGGATGGCCGACTTGTGGTAGTAGAAGATGTTGAGGCTGTTAAAGTTTGGATTGAAAAACTCTTAAGAACTGAAAAGTTTAAATTCAAAATCTATAAAGAAGAGGATGCGGATGAATACGGCGTAACTGTTAGAAAGCTAATACTAGGAAAGAAATTTCCAGCATTCTTTCTACAATCTGAACTCAAAAGAGAAATATCAGAAGCCTTGGCAAAGCACACCAAGATAGAAAAAGTCGAAAATTTTAGGATTGAACGGGAAGTGGCTACTTTGAATATATTTTTTACAGTGGTATTAAAAGATGGACACACCTTCGAGCAGGAGGTGGTATTTTAA
- a CDS encoding baseplate J/gp47 family protein: MDKERLNRMLSSINDQYDKTEGSFFYDNLKAVGLELDEADKKADAILDKGFAETSFGEWLDKKVAEQGIKRKPATKATTTVLITGSQGALINTGDKVASDVVTFVFKESKTIGPSGQESVLVECESFGTIGNVPAGAIRFFPVTLAGLTSVTNPEAVTSGYNGETNEELRGRYWDKVRTPATSGNKYHYRNWAKEVIGVGDARVFPTWDGPGTVKVVIINSNKRGADAQLVTNVATHIEEERPIGATVTVESAAELQINLSVTLIIDTDNYELDFVKVAIENNITNYLTSIAFHENYVSYAIVGSTILNTNGVLDYSGLTINGGAGNINILDTQVAVLGVLTVV, translated from the coding sequence ATGGACAAAGAACGGTTAAACAGAATGTTGTCAAGTATCAATGATCAGTATGATAAAACAGAAGGGTCTTTTTTTTATGACAATCTTAAAGCAGTTGGTCTAGAACTTGACGAAGCTGATAAAAAAGCTGATGCCATCCTGGATAAAGGTTTTGCCGAAACTTCCTTTGGTGAATGGTTAGATAAAAAAGTCGCTGAACAGGGGATAAAACGTAAGCCGGCAACAAAAGCAACAACTACAGTACTTATAACCGGCTCCCAAGGAGCTTTGATTAATACTGGTGATAAAGTTGCTAGTGATGTAGTGACCTTTGTGTTTAAAGAAAGTAAGACAATAGGACCCAGTGGGCAAGAGAGTGTATTGGTAGAGTGTGAATCCTTTGGCACTATAGGAAATGTGCCGGCAGGAGCTATTAGGTTTTTCCCAGTAACTTTAGCAGGACTTACTTCCGTAACGAACCCTGAAGCTGTGACAAGTGGTTACAATGGAGAAACTAACGAAGAACTCAGAGGGAGGTATTGGGATAAGGTGAGAACTCCTGCTACTAGCGGTAATAAGTATCATTATAGGAATTGGGCCAAAGAGGTTATAGGGGTAGGGGATGCTAGAGTTTTTCCTACTTGGGATGGTCCTGGCACAGTAAAGGTAGTAATTATCAATAGTAATAAACGCGGAGCTGATGCTCAATTAGTGACTAACGTAGCTACACATATTGAAGAAGAAAGGCCGATAGGAGCTACAGTAACAGTTGAGAGCGCTGCAGAATTACAAATAAACTTATCTGTAACATTAATAATTGACACAGATAACTATGAGCTAGACTTTGTTAAGGTAGCCATTGAAAACAATATCACGAATTATTTAACATCTATAGCTTTTCACGAAAACTACGTAAGCTATGCCATCGTTGGAAGCACTATCTTAAATACTAATGGCGTACTTGATTACTCAGGTCTTACAATCAATGGTGGAGCTGGAAACATTAATATTTTAGATACTCAAGTGGCTGTTTTGGGGGTGTTAACAGTTGTCTAA
- a CDS encoding YmfQ family protein, with the protein MSNQLLRHMPGYYKTSQVMNSLTGVEAIQMQEFNSKLDDVLNQFFVDTATFALERWEKELGIPVNNSKPAAFRRSVIKSKLRGSGTVTVNLIKNVSESYSNGEVDVIENNPNYSFTVKFVGTLGIPPNLEDLKNAIEEIKPAHLVALFQFIYNTHNTLAQFTHNQLSQYTHDQLREEVI; encoded by the coding sequence TTGTCTAACCAATTACTAAGACATATGCCAGGGTATTATAAAACTAGTCAAGTAATGAATAGTTTAACAGGCGTTGAAGCTATACAAATGCAGGAATTCAATAGCAAATTAGATGATGTATTGAATCAATTCTTTGTAGATACAGCAACCTTTGCTTTAGAACGATGGGAAAAAGAGTTAGGTATACCAGTGAATAATTCTAAACCGGCTGCATTCAGAAGATCGGTTATCAAAAGCAAACTTAGAGGATCCGGTACTGTTACTGTAAACTTAATTAAAAACGTATCCGAATCTTACTCCAATGGAGAGGTAGATGTGATTGAAAATAATCCTAACTATTCCTTTACAGTGAAGTTTGTAGGAACTTTAGGTATACCACCTAATCTGGAAGATTTAAAGAACGCTATTGAAGAAATAAAACCGGCACATCTGGTGGCTTTATTTCAATTTATCTACAACACACATAATACCTTGGCACAATTTACACATAATCAATTAAGCCAGTATACTCACGATCAATTAAGAGAAGAGGTGATTTAG
- a CDS encoding collagen-like protein — MSTLSKVRVQLLDEATGNVIEEVDVLTSADAVKFADGQTFQQKLDAGTLKGPKGDTGATGATGPQGPQGLKGDTGATGSQGPQGVAGADGKTWYVATSNPSTGLGVVGDMHLNTTTWDVREKTGSSTWTVRGNIKGTTGDTGPQGPQGIQGPKGDTGNTGATGPTGPQGPQGVAGADGKTWHISTGTPAAGLGVVGDMHLNTSTWDIREKTAASTWTVRGNIKGATGNTGATGATGPQGPKGDKGDPGDSVKFGTTLATAADVKVFFKKI; from the coding sequence ATGTCTACGTTAAGTAAGGTAAGAGTACAATTGCTAGATGAAGCTACTGGCAATGTAATTGAGGAAGTTGATGTACTAACATCAGCTGATGCAGTCAAATTTGCAGACGGACAAACATTTCAGCAGAAGCTTGATGCAGGTACATTAAAGGGACCTAAGGGAGATACTGGTGCTACAGGAGCAACAGGTCCACAGGGTCCACAAGGGTTGAAGGGAGATACAGGGGCAACAGGGTCTCAAGGACCACAGGGGGTTGCTGGTGCTGATGGGAAAACATGGTATGTAGCAACATCAAATCCAAGTACCGGATTAGGTGTTGTTGGAGATATGCATTTAAACACTACTACATGGGATGTGAGGGAAAAGACAGGGTCAAGCACATGGACAGTAAGAGGTAATATAAAAGGGACTACTGGAGATACTGGACCGCAAGGACCACAAGGCATTCAGGGACCCAAAGGAGACACTGGAAATACTGGGGCAACAGGACCTACAGGTCCACAGGGTCCTCAAGGAGTTGCTGGGGCAGATGGGAAGACATGGCACATAAGCACCGGGACTCCTGCAGCAGGACTAGGTGTTGTTGGAGATATGCACCTAAACACATCAACGTGGGATATAAGAGAAAAAACAGCAGCTAGTACATGGACAGTGAGAGGTAATATAAAAGGAGCTACAGGAAACACTGGTGCCACAGGAGCTACAGGACCCCAAGGACCAAAAGGGGATAAAGGAGATCCAGGGGACAGTGTAAAATTTGGAACAACTCTAGCTACAGCTGCTGACGTTAAAGTATTCTTCAAGAAAATATAG
- a CDS encoding pyocin knob domain-containing protein, whose amino-acid sequence MTEHKIRIEDHSGNIYYPHTKGDVVFTADGQSIEQKVNIHLAESTTHDGFVGGYKILPNFTNFNDLITVGNYQGVYSTAKINEPITTGTNRRVIIAVESNATALTQRLQYIDFGNDRGRIFYRSRVDGNWGNWIEIARKSELDTHINKSVVNGGVHGFETEKGSFTPSLLNGSYTYTAQVGRYIRQGNLVFVNIWIQLSSITTAGSGAIIIEGLPFVPAHYNGAVYPATIAEMRNVLIDITNKQVGARITSDARLNFQITQNNAGPEQLQYSALTSITRIDVSCVYEI is encoded by the coding sequence ATGACAGAACATAAAATTAGAATAGAGGATCATAGTGGGAATATATATTATCCTCATACAAAAGGGGATGTTGTTTTCACCGCAGATGGACAGTCAATTGAACAGAAAGTTAATATACATTTGGCTGAAAGTACGACACATGATGGGTTTGTAGGTGGTTACAAAATTCTACCTAACTTTACTAATTTCAACGATTTAATAACAGTAGGTAATTATCAGGGTGTTTATTCAACAGCGAAAATAAACGAGCCTATAACCACAGGCACCAACAGAAGAGTAATAATAGCAGTAGAGTCTAACGCCACTGCACTAACACAAAGATTGCAGTATATTGACTTCGGAAACGATAGGGGTAGAATTTTTTATCGTTCAAGAGTAGATGGCAATTGGGGAAATTGGATTGAAATAGCACGAAAGTCAGAGTTAGATACACATATCAACAAAAGTGTTGTAAATGGTGGAGTGCATGGATTTGAAACAGAAAAAGGAAGTTTTACACCTAGCTTATTAAATGGAAGTTATACTTATACTGCTCAAGTTGGGAGATATATTAGACAAGGAAATTTAGTCTTTGTCAATATATGGATTCAATTATCAAGTATTACTACAGCAGGTAGTGGTGCAATAATAATTGAAGGTTTACCCTTCGTTCCTGCACATTACAATGGTGCTGTATATCCTGCAACGATTGCTGAGATGAGAAATGTTTTAATTGATATAACAAATAAACAAGTAGGTGCTAGAATTACATCTGATGCAAGATTAAATTTTCAGATTACCCAAAATAATGCGGGTCCTGAACAATTACAATATAGTGCCTTAACATCAATTACTAGGATAGATGTTTCTTGTGTTTATGAAATATAG
- a CDS encoding BhlA/UviB family holin-like peptide: MENEVIKMLVGQGVFAILFGYLLFYVLKENSKREIKYQEIIQDLSGRFNIIEDVQKDVKEIKNKVFR, encoded by the coding sequence ATGGAAAATGAGGTTATCAAAATGTTAGTGGGCCAAGGGGTATTTGCTATACTCTTTGGCTATTTACTTTTTTACGTATTAAAAGAAAACAGTAAAAGAGAAATAAAGTATCAAGAGATTATTCAAGACTTAAGCGGCAGATTTAACATCATTGAAGATGTACAAAAGGATGTTAAAGAGATCAAGAACAAAGTTTTTAGATAA
- a CDS encoding N-acetylmuramoyl-L-alanine amidase family protein, whose product MEKVIIPDPGHGGEDRANQGPTGYIEADGVLDIGLRLKELLIKEGYPIKMTREKDETVALYDRAQMANRWQGRLFISLHTNAGTETSNGIETFYTLNNEWQNQQHHQEAKRAAEILQRNLVEATGLRDRGIKTRLVDNATSPIHGKDYYAVIRRSNMPAILVEMGFHSNPREEALLKTPAFRQKLAEALLKGMKEVYPLKKQNIVEKQNIKLNIHGMPSQVEGIFYENKNYVPVTFLRELGYKVTGHGTNVEIEYRKEQ is encoded by the coding sequence ATGGAAAAGGTAATTATTCCTGATCCAGGACACGGTGGAGAGGATCGGGCCAATCAAGGCCCTACTGGATATATAGAAGCAGACGGTGTTTTGGATATTGGCCTTAGACTAAAAGAATTGTTAATAAAAGAAGGTTACCCAATAAAAATGACGAGAGAAAAGGATGAAACAGTAGCACTTTATGACAGAGCCCAAATGGCTAATAGATGGCAGGGGAGGCTTTTTATTAGCCTTCATACCAATGCTGGAACTGAAACCTCAAATGGAATAGAAACCTTCTATACCTTAAACAATGAATGGCAAAACCAACAACACCATCAAGAGGCAAAACGAGCAGCAGAAATTCTTCAAAGGAATTTAGTTGAAGCTACAGGATTAAGGGATAGAGGGATCAAAACAAGGCTAGTAGACAATGCAACCTCGCCCATCCATGGTAAAGACTATTATGCAGTCATCAGAAGAAGTAATATGCCAGCAATTCTTGTGGAGATGGGTTTTCATTCCAACCCACGAGAAGAAGCCCTATTAAAAACACCAGCCTTCAGACAAAAACTAGCTGAAGCTCTATTAAAAGGCATGAAGGAGGTCTATCCATTGAAGAAGCAAAACATCGTTGAAAAACAAAATATCAAGTTAAATATTCACGGTATGCCTTCACAAGTTGAAGGTATTTTTTATGAAAATAAAAACTATGTGCCGGTTACTTTTCTAAGAGAATTAGGTTATAAAGTTACTGGCCACGGAACAAATGTAGAAATTGAATACAGAAAGGAGCAATAA
- a CDS encoding stalk domain-containing protein, producing MFEKEYSKWLKRIEEIKKQCPDSAVLPSPPDARDYALSTSPLAAKITTNNAKLPYPPFVINQGAEPECVEATVAGIFNAFFHALGKMPEGGFSWSWLYAMCKKEDGIPNTPGTYIRVAMKIIQKHGLCPEKFCPSGKGVKNTVLTDTMMRQAAQYKIKAYYQLQGLEEIKNAIANGMYVAVGTMVTENNWKTNIDKNKGHLNKPDGTLLGGHATFLLSFDDYYKFADLIGYQEGQNSWGKEWANQGRYFMPYAYQKWPLSLDIPEWLTFMEAWAIEFHQPAPVTVEEKASISLWIGKDVATVEGKEIKLDVAPETKNSRTMVPLKFISDQLGIKVTWDEKEQRVDIYK from the coding sequence ATGTTTGAAAAAGAATATTCTAAATGGTTAAAAAGAATTGAGGAAATCAAAAAACAGTGTCCTGACTCAGCAGTTCTTCCCTCCCCTCCAGATGCCAGGGACTACGCCTTAAGTACATCACCTTTAGCCGCCAAAATAACTACAAACAATGCCAAACTCCCCTATCCACCCTTTGTCATTAACCAAGGGGCAGAACCTGAATGTGTAGAAGCTACTGTAGCAGGCATATTCAATGCTTTCTTTCATGCCTTAGGAAAAATGCCGGAGGGTGGATTTTCCTGGAGTTGGCTTTACGCTATGTGCAAAAAAGAGGATGGTATCCCTAATACCCCTGGTACTTACATCCGTGTAGCCATGAAAATTATTCAAAAGCATGGCCTTTGTCCTGAAAAATTCTGTCCTAGCGGAAAAGGGGTAAAGAACACAGTTCTTACAGATACCATGATGAGACAAGCGGCTCAATACAAAATCAAAGCTTATTATCAGCTGCAGGGGTTAGAAGAAATTAAAAATGCCATAGCAAATGGTATGTATGTGGCTGTTGGAACCATGGTGACAGAAAACAACTGGAAAACAAACATTGATAAAAACAAAGGACATCTTAATAAACCAGATGGCACCCTACTAGGGGGACATGCAACCTTTCTATTGAGCTTTGATGATTACTATAAATTTGCTGATTTAATAGGCTATCAAGAAGGACAAAACAGCTGGGGGAAAGAATGGGCCAACCAAGGGAGATACTTTATGCCATATGCTTATCAAAAATGGCCTTTATCCCTAGACATCCCCGAATGGTTGACCTTCATGGAGGCATGGGCAATAGAATTTCACCAACCTGCCCCAGTAACTGTAGAAGAAAAAGCAAGCATTTCCCTTTGGATAGGAAAAGATGTAGCTACAGTAGAGGGAAAAGAAATCAAACTGGATGTAGCCCCTGAAACAAAGAACAGCCGCACCATGGTACCATTAAAATTCATAAGTGATCAGTTAGGCATAAAAGTAACCTGGGATGAAAAAGAACAAAGAGTAGATATTTACAAATAA
- a CDS encoding phage holin family protein codes for MHELDSIIEVLKIFLANPWLLVFAGLWVVGYMLKEHSNLNNKLIPWILLLLGGTLGIFLIEWSLGGLIIGLLMSYIIIGFYEHLKNSIELFKGLD; via the coding sequence ATGCATGAGTTAGATAGTATTATAGAAGTTTTAAAAATATTTTTAGCCAATCCATGGTTATTAGTATTTGCTGGCCTTTGGGTAGTAGGTTACATGCTTAAGGAGCATAGTAATTTAAACAATAAATTAATTCCTTGGATTTTGTTATTATTAGGTGGGACTTTGGGCATCTTTCTAATAGAATGGTCCCTAGGAGGACTTATTATTGGTCTTTTGATGTCCTACATTATTATAGGGTTTTATGAACATTTAAAAAATAGTATAGAACTATTCAAAGGGCTGGATTAA
- a CDS encoding LPO_1073/Vpar_1526 family protein has product MNDRQKQSLGNNSSAIQVSGDMIVGSSYKDIKEIFMDLFEMNFPRIQDVARQEADIRVSKGLDSLEDALSRHHDSIDTERFIDPNIQYELQGLGKSFARFGDKCNYELLSELFATLLNKDATDVVSLIAGEALQVVPKLTKRHVSVLTLMCLVYDLTMDDSTLSRVNSIIDPIVKRINSVDMTRLLDLSYLTTMNCMRGRAITISNNQPLIITNTDEYKAVGSKNFRETNAVAPYKNLSLIVDWMNLCQAGRYELTPLGRLIGMTYINDLVGLNVNDFII; this is encoded by the coding sequence ATGAATGATAGGCAAAAACAGAGTCTAGGTAATAATTCTAGTGCAATTCAAGTGTCTGGTGATATGATTGTTGGTAGCTCATATAAAGATATAAAAGAAATTTTTATGGATTTGTTTGAAATGAATTTTCCTAGAATACAGGATGTAGCTAGACAAGAAGCTGATATAAGAGTTAGTAAAGGATTGGACTCGCTAGAGGACGCTTTAAGTAGGCATCATGATTCGATAGATACGGAGAGGTTTATTGATCCTAATATACAGTATGAATTACAAGGATTAGGTAAGAGTTTCGCAAGATTTGGTGACAAATGCAATTATGAGCTTTTAAGTGAGTTGTTTGCTACACTACTTAATAAAGATGCTACAGATGTTGTTAGCTTAATTGCTGGGGAAGCTCTTCAAGTAGTACCTAAACTTACTAAAAGACATGTATCTGTGTTGACCCTAATGTGCTTGGTTTATGATTTAACAATGGATGATTCTACACTTAGTAGGGTTAATTCAATTATTGATCCTATTGTTAAGAGGATAAACAGTGTTGACATGACAAGACTATTAGATTTAAGCTACTTAACAACCATGAATTGTATGAGAGGGCGCGCCATCACTATTAGTAATAATCAACCATTGATTATTACTAATACTGACGAGTATAAAGCAGTTGGTTCGAAGAATTTTAGAGAGACTAATGCTGTAGCACCTTATAAAAATCTTAGTCTTATAGTTGACTGGATGAATTTATGCCAAGCTGGAAGGTATGAACTAACACCACTAGGGAGACTTATTGGAATGACCTATATTAATGATTTAGTTGGATTGAATGTAAATGACTTTATTATATAG
- a CDS encoding PIN domain-containing protein — MTDKTNPYILNKIYPDANSILKLSIEKLENIKDSCVVVIDTNVLLLPYTVGNKGLDEIRKTFLKLASEERLLIPGQVIREFAKNRPNKLAEIYHAISDQKSRVQKYKINSYPLLESLSEFQSALKTINDMNELVSKFQKEMGQVLDYIKTLNWDDVVSNTYKELFSPKQIFEPEINEEEYLSELKERYVNKIPPGYKDGRKLDEGIGDFIIWKTILAIGSKFKRNLIFVTGDEKNDWNHQSMGKPLYPRFELIEEYRAISNGASIHLINLSNLLELYGADTSIVDQIETIENQYVQQMGRTNRIRNIYDKKVAMSMAREKCDICQEEYPYLEIHHKIPLSEGGQDVIDNIIVLCPNCHRKIHQKKTKQKDPIIPIIDESLITGIYCMKCKKPTMGSGGYENVCGYCNYTDSE, encoded by the coding sequence ATGACTGATAAAACAAATCCGTACATATTAAACAAGATATATCCTGATGCTAATTCAATATTAAAGCTATCTATAGAGAAACTAGAAAACATTAAAGATAGCTGTGTCGTTGTTATTGATACAAATGTATTGCTTTTACCATATACTGTTGGGAATAAAGGGCTTGATGAAATACGAAAAACTTTTTTAAAACTAGCATCTGAGGAAAGGCTTTTAATTCCTGGGCAAGTTATTAGAGAGTTTGCCAAAAACAGACCCAATAAGTTAGCTGAGATATATCATGCTATATCTGACCAGAAAAGTAGAGTTCAAAAATATAAGATAAATAGCTATCCACTTTTAGAGTCGTTAAGTGAGTTCCAATCAGCATTAAAAACCATTAATGATATGAATGAACTAGTAAGCAAGTTTCAAAAAGAAATGGGTCAGGTGTTAGATTATATAAAAACCTTGAATTGGGATGACGTTGTTAGTAATACATATAAGGAATTATTTAGTCCAAAGCAAATATTTGAACCTGAGATAAATGAAGAAGAATATTTAAGCGAACTTAAAGAAAGGTATGTAAACAAGATACCTCCAGGTTATAAAGACGGTAGGAAATTGGACGAAGGGATAGGCGATTTTATAATTTGGAAAACAATATTAGCAATCGGAAGCAAATTTAAAAGAAATTTAATATTTGTAACAGGTGATGAAAAAAATGATTGGAATCATCAATCAATGGGGAAGCCGCTATATCCTAGGTTTGAGCTTATTGAAGAATATAGAGCGATTAGTAATGGAGCATCTATACATTTAATAAACTTATCAAATTTACTAGAACTCTATGGCGCTGATACATCTATAGTGGATCAGATTGAAACTATAGAAAATCAGTATGTTCAGCAAATGGGAAGAACTAACAGAATTAGAAATATATATGATAAAAAGGTTGCAATGAGTATGGCACGTGAAAAATGTGATATCTGTCAAGAGGAATATCCTTATTTAGAGATACATCATAAGATTCCCTTATCAGAGGGTGGACAAGATGTAATAGATAATATCATAGTATTATGTCCTAATTGCCATAGAAAAATTCATCAGAAAAAGACAAAGCAAAAGGATCCTATAATACCTATAATAGATGAGTCTTTAATTACTGGCATATATTGCATGAAATGTAAAAAGCCCACAATGGGCTCTGGAGGGTATGAAAATGTGTGTGGCTACTGCAACTATACAGATTCTGAATAA
- a CDS encoding metal-dependent hydrolase translates to MDPISHGVVGLALYSLQHSPTITSAACLGAVIGSISPDIDIITRFKGDYVFLNHHRVETHSIPGIAILSGLITIVLFFIYPSFSFFQVFLWTFLGGLSHTLLDYFNSYGVSLLYPFNRKKYSLNLLMIYDPILMLLSLYSIFFIPRAANQYFIMGTIMFLYLLYRFLDKSRLRKKLMVLYKNQYVIKNMNIFPSDFNLLKWDYIADTDSHYIVGEINSITNRSNIIRKLKKVVSPMIDKSLKHQLGIYFKNFTPIFHVDLIKEKEKLIVKMTDLRYRIKNEFKHHASFYYGVDESLIKSVFHPFSEKNVIEVECEKISG, encoded by the coding sequence ATGGATCCAATATCTCATGGTGTTGTTGGTTTGGCACTATATAGTTTGCAGCATTCGCCTACTATAACCAGTGCCGCTTGTTTAGGAGCCGTTATTGGTAGTATTTCCCCAGACATAGATATTATCACAAGATTTAAGGGAGACTATGTGTTTCTAAACCATCATCGAGTAGAGACCCATTCTATCCCTGGCATTGCGATATTATCGGGGCTTATTACTATAGTATTATTTTTTATCTATCCTTCGTTTTCTTTTTTTCAGGTTTTTTTATGGACATTCTTAGGAGGATTGTCTCATACTCTTTTAGATTATTTTAATTCCTATGGGGTTTCTTTATTATACCCCTTCAATAGAAAAAAATATTCATTAAATCTACTGATGATTTATGATCCTATCTTAATGCTTTTATCCTTATATAGTATATTTTTTATACCAAGAGCAGCAAACCAGTATTTTATTATGGGAACGATAATGTTTTTATATCTATTATATCGATTTTTAGATAAAAGTAGGCTAAGAAAAAAATTAATGGTACTGTATAAAAATCAATATGTTATAAAAAATATGAACATTTTTCCTTCGGATTTTAATCTTTTAAAGTGGGACTACATTGCAGATACAGATAGTCACTATATTGTAGGGGAAATCAATAGTATTACTAATAGAAGTAATATTATTAGAAAACTAAAAAAGGTAGTATCACCAATGATTGATAAGTCGTTGAAGCACCAATTAGGAATTTATTTTAAAAATTTCACCCCTATTTTCCATGTGGATTTGATTAAAGAAAAAGAAAAGCTTATTGTAAAGATGACGGATCTAAGGTATCGAATAAAGAATGAGTTTAAACATCATGCAAGTTTTTACTATGGTGTAGATGAGAGTTTAATAAAAAGTGTTTTTCATCCCTTCAGCGAAAAAAATGTTATAGAGGTAGAGTGTGAAAAAATCAGTGGATAG